A genomic stretch from Plasmodium cynomolgi strain B DNA, chromosome 8, whole genome shotgun sequence includes:
- a CDS encoding hypothetical protein (putative): MKPTWALQSFVLLLCCAIFGGHKRKDGGRSASFIQVAHSFAKKKVCTSSSDDSTCRMVAFGQLDVSNNSVSVRSAIKSTLRRNTHRRSAYVLRLKVLRPDGKGYFLTIRRDYVTLLYYLKYMKDIPFKYTEVVDVFNHQKFKKYTEKQIKEYTYTCNVRRIEEINTPDGDFPPHYLEYIKGESCTCQSYNLFRDNKDIKRSKLKCIYFNMLFSESATVYSRHCPIIDFSSYAVYDIDYPPIFNTQVDITVQEYSYDDVSSVLNKTYDLVTKEKKYELNDSITEIRDDYFDLWLLLRSEFHGKNTLVNLSNDYILIPSAPVNDIDVLASDVTRNCGLEENSPLLKGCDYHGICNVIHPCLRKALMMPKYLFDLSGKTCDKFGVSLTKWRASNGNFCASPPGHCISVSLQRYYDAHKAAMDSDGASKYKIKNVYASEPQTRIYKPSALPDHLKEKINNNHKKIDVNDLDNKVFYNEKTAAHSQFIEYKFNGNHSVEIKFETSALEVYEIRPISTATITHITTPKNCSSNQSESKDCVLIVHTWNNSTSVGSNFSCHVICTDKDTGKLATHLGPISPVNAFIDANKNYAFYFIIKFLINKEIKTTCKAVLRDSNGRECSKEDFLLTSKETVHVVDVALPEMAVESSVTEYHSEPEVAQDADSDTCKCTFEVTCYLFNLQKCVNYYTNRIKNIIRKFAIIAILVILAPALIPLLPFFIKFFFLCLSLALRIYHSLS; encoded by the exons ATGAAACCCACGTGGGCACTCCAATCtttcgtcctcctcctgtGCTGCGCAATTTTTGGAGGGCACAAACGGAAGGACGGAGGCAGGAGCGCGTCCTTCATCCAGGTGGCACACTCctttgctaaaaaaaaagtgtgcacaTCTTCGTCGGACGACTCCACGTGTAGAATGGTTGCGTTTGGGCAGTTAGACGTTTCGAACAACTCGGTGAGTGTAAGAAGCGCGATCAAAAGCACGCTCAGGAGAAACACGCACAGGAGAAGCGCCTAC GTATTACGACTGAAGGTACTAAGGCCGGATGGAAAAGGATACTTCTTAACTATTCGAAGAGATTACGTAACCCTTTTGTATTACCTGAAATATATGAAAGACATCCCCTTCAAATATACAGAAGTAGTGGACGTGTTTAATCAccaaaagtttaaaaaatacacagaGAAACAGATTAAGgaatacacatacacatgcaaTGTGCGGAGGATAGAAGAAATAAACACCCCAGATGGAGATTTCCCACCTCATTATCTTGAATACATAAAGGGGGAATCATGCACATGTCAATCGTATAACTTATTCAGGGATAATAAAGATATAAAGAGGTCAAAATTAAAGTGCATCTATTTCAACATGCTGTTCTCTGAATCAGCCACCGTTTACAGTAGACACTGTCCCATCAtagatttttcttcctatgcTGTGTATGATATAGATTATCCACCAATATTTAATACCCAAGTGGATATAACTGTGCAGGAGTATTCATATGATGATGTGAGCAGTGTTTTAAATAAGACGTATGATTTAGTtacaaaggaaaagaaatatgaactAAATGATTCGATAACTGAAATTAGGGATGATTATTTCGATTTGTGGTTACTTCTCAGGAGTGAATTTCATGGGAAAAATACATTAGTAAATTTATCAAATGATTATATTCTCATTCCTTCTGCCCCTGTAAATGACATAGATGTCTTAGCTAGCGATGTTACTAGGAATTGTGGTCTAGAAGAAAATTCTCCTCTTCTGAAAGGATGCGATTATCATGGAATATGTAACGTAATTCATCCCTGTTTGAGAAAAGCTCTCATGATGCCTAAATATCTTTTCGATTTGAGTGGGAAAACATGTGATAAGTTTGGAGTGTCTCTAACTAAATGGAGAGCATCTAATGGGAACTTCtgtgcctccccccctgggCATTGCATTTCTGTAAGCCTTCAAAGATATTATGATGCGCACAAAGCAGCTATGGATTCAGATGGGgcttcaaaatataaaattaaaaatgtatatgcatcGGAACCACAGACAAGGATATACAAGCCATCCGCTTTGCCTGACCATTTGAAAGAAAAGATTAacaataatcataaaaaaatcgatgTCAACGATTTAGATAATAAAGTATTTTACAACGAAAAGACAGCTGCACACTCGCAGTTCAttgaatataaatttaatggAAATCACTCTGTTGAGATTAAGTTCGAAACGAGTGCACTGGAGGTGTACGAAATCAGGCCAATATCGACTGCCACCATTACTCATATTACTACTCCCAAAAATTGTTCATCTAATCAATCGGAGTCGAAGGATTGTGTCCTAATTGTGCATACTTGGAACAACAGCACCAGTGTAGGCTCAAACTTTTCTTGTCATGTAATCTGCACAGATAAGGACACCGGGAAGCTAGCTACTCACCTTGGTCCCATCAGTCCTGTAAACGCATTTATTGATGCTAACAAGAATTAcgccttttattttattatcaaatttttaataaacaaagaaataaaaaccaCGTGTAAGGCAGTTCTTCGGGATTCAAATGGGAGGGAGTGCTCCAAGGAAGATTTCCTATTAACTTCAAAAGAGACTGTCCACGTGGTAGACGTAGCACTTCCAGAAATGGCAGTCGAATCTAGTGTAACCGAATACCACAGCGAACCGGAAGTGGCTCAAGATGCTGATAGCGATACATGCAAGTGTACCTTTGAGGTTACTTGCTACCTATTTAAccttcaaaaatgtgttaatTATTACACAAATCGGATCAAAAATATCATCAGGAAATTTGCCATAATTGCCATTTTGGTTATCCTCGCACCTGCCTTAATTCCGCTGctaccattttttatcaaattctttttcctGTGTCTATCCCTGGCCCTTAGAATATACCACTCGCTTTCA